The DNA sequence GTCCGCCAGGGACACCAGGATGTGAAAGGTGTCCTTATGAAGCGGCAGGAACGCCTGCGCTTGATATTCCATGACTCACTATACCCGTTTTTGCTATAGCGAGTTCCGGAATTATCTGTAATGTTTTAGTGACTGGGCGGCGCCGGCAGCATGTTGCGGATGGCGGCGATCTTCCAGCCGTCTTTGCCTTTGGTCAGGACGAAGCAGGTCCGCATCTTCCGGACGGACCCATTCGCCCCGGTCGTCTCATACGGACCGTCGGCGATGGCGACACCCGGCGCGAGGAACCGCACCGTATCCACGCCGATCAACCGCTTCCCGGTCTCCTTCTTCGAGCTGCTTATCGCCCCCTTCACCAGCGCCGCCCGTCCCTGACGCCACTCGCCCGAGGACACGAGCTGGTCCGCATCCGGCGTGAACAACGCCTCGGTGGCCTTGGCATCGGCGTTGTCGCGCGCCTCAGCATATTTGCGGATCGTGTCGCGAACCGCCGCTTCATCGGTGGGGTTCTGGGCGGAGAGCACCGCCGCGAACAACACGGCGGCGGAAAGGAGGGAAAGAGTGAGGTGGTGCGCCCGCATTGCTCGATTATGGCGCGAAAGGAGGCCAGCGGCGCCGCCAGCCTCCTCGCCAATCAACCGGACTACGCCTTCATTGTTTCCAGCACGTCGCCTGTAGCCTGCTCCACTTCGGCGTGCAGAGAATTGCCGTGGGCGTCCATGGTCACAATCGCCATGAAGTCTTCCACCTGGAGGTGCCACATCGCTTCCGGCACACCGAAGTCGAACAGATGGACCCCCAACACCTTCTTCACGGTGCGTGCATAGAACTGCGCCGCTCCGCCCACGCCGTGCAGGTAAACCGCGCCGCACTCTTTCAAGCCGGCCAGCGTCTTCTTGCCCATACCGCCTTTGCCGATCACGGCCTTCACGCCGTAGTTCCGCAGCACGTCGGCTTGGTAGGGCTCTTCCCGGCTCGACGTCGTCGGCCCGGCCGCCTTCACAAACCACTCGTCGCCCTGCTTCAGCATCACCGGACCGCAGTGATACAGTACAGCGCCGTTCAGATCCACCGGGGGCGGATTCTTCATCAGGTACGCGTGCACCGCGTCGCGGCCCGTGAACATCTCGCCGCGGATCAGCACCACGTCGCCCACCTTCAGCTGCCGCATCATCTCCTCGGTCAACGGCGGAGTGAGGATCACCTCGCGGCCCGTCAGCGGGAACCCGGTCTCCTTCGCCATCCGCTCCACCGGCCGCTCCGGATCGCGATATAGCCACTGCGTAATCACGCCGGACGAGGCATCCATCCTGATACCGAGCCGCCGGAACGCCCAGCAGTCATACGCCACCGAGACAAAGAACGACGCGGGCAGCCGGTTGGCCGCCGCGATCTTGCAGCCGATCAGTGCCACACCACCGCCCAGGCCCATCGCACCGATGCCCAGCCGGTTGGCCTCGGCCACAATCTCGGCTTCCAATGCCGCCAGTTCCGGATTCGGATTCACGTCGTCCAGAGTGCGGAAGAGCTGCATCTTGGCCAAGTCGTACCCATGCGCCCGGTCGCTGCCGATGCACACGCCCAACGCGCCCGGAGCACACCCCTGGCCCTGCGCCTGCCACACCGCGTGCAGAATGCACTTGCGGACACCCGCCAGGTCGCGACCGGCCTTGCCCAGGTGATCCAGTTCGCAGGGCAGGGAATACTGGATGTTCTTGTTCTCGCAGCCGCCGCCCTTCAGAACCAGTTTCACTTCGATCTCATCGTGTTCCCACTGCTCAAAGTGAATGACCGGAGTCTCGTCGCTCAGATTGTTGCCGGAGTTCTTGCCGGTCAGTGAGTCGACGGAATTGGGTCTCAGCTTGCCCAGCCGCGTCGCTTCGCCCACGGCCTCCCTGATCGCCTTCTTAATCACCATCTGATTCACACCCACTGGAGTGTGAACGACAAACGTCGGCATGCCCGTATCCTGGCAGATGGGACCGGTGTCCTCATGGGCCATGTCGATATTGGTGGCCATGATCGAAAGCGCCTGGTGCGATTGCGTACCGGGCGTCTCGGATTTGAGGGCCATACCCATGGCCGCGCGTACGTCGGGCGGAAGATTCGTGGACGTCTGAGTAATAAGTTCCAGCAGGCTGCTGAAGAGGAATTCCATGATGGTGAGCTCCTAAATGGCTACTCCCCCCATGGTACCCCTGGAACGGGCCCCGGCTCTCTGCTACAACAGATCCATGCCGAAATCGACTACTGGGGGCTGGCAGGATCGTCGGGCCGAGGGCAAGTCATTTCGCGACGCTGTGCCACGCGAGGCGCTGGGCGACTGGAAACCCGCGGCGGATCGGCCGGACCCGGTCCAGCTCATTTTGACGACGAACCAGGGCCGTCAGGAACGCTATGTTCCTCTCCGCATGGGCCGCATGGCCGAATCGCCTTTCGGATTCCTGCGCGGTGCGGCCGCCGTGATGACGGCCGACCTCGCCGCCAGCGTCACCAGCGGCATCCATGGCGGCATCTGTGGCGATGCGCACTTCGCCAACTTTGGCCTGTTTGGTACCGCTCAGCGTGATGTCACGCTCGACCTCAACGACTTCGACGAGGCTCGGCTCGGTCCCTGGGAGTGGGACCTGAAGCGGCTTTGCATCAGTATCAATGTCTATGCACGCCAGGCGGGCCTGCCTCGTAAGCAAAGGGCATCCGTGGTCGAGCGCTGTTCCCGGGGCTACCGGCAGCAGGCGATCACGCTGCAGGACAAAGGCGCGCTGCACATCTGGTATCTGAATCTCTTCCCCGGCGAAGGCGAACCACTGGATCGGCTGGATCCCAAGTACGTGAGCCTGCTCCGGCGTGCCCTGGACAAGGCACGCACCCAGAACAGTGATACCGCCCTGGACAAGCTGGCCGAGCGCGACGCGAAAGGAGCATGGAGACTCAAGCCCGCTCCACCCGTTCTCAGCCGCGTGGATGGCAAGACCAGGCATGCGGTCGAGGCGGCTCTGGCGGACTATGTCGAGTCGCTGCCGCGAGAACGGCGTAGTCTGATGCGCCACTACCGCGTTGCCGACATTGGCCACCGCGTGGGCGGAGTGGGGAGCGCCGGAGTCCGCAACTACGTGATTTTGATGTTTGGTGCCTGTGCGAACGACGGGTTGGTGCTGCAGGTGAAAGAGGCGACCGCGCCCGTCCCGGTCGAGGGCCTGCCCGGGCTGCCGCCTGATCTGGCCGCCCACCACGGCCGCCGGGTGGTGTTCTACCAGCGCCTCATGCAGGCATCCGGGGACATCCTTCTTGGCTGGACCTCCATCGACGGCCGCGCGTACTATGTGCGACAGCAGCGCAACCTGAAAGGTCAGATTCCGGTCGAGCGGTTCGACAGTGGCAACTGGCAGCGTTACGCCTACACTCTGGGTGGTCTCCTGGCCCGGGCCCATGCCCGCAGTGGTGACATCGCCCTGATTGCCGGTTATTGCGGTAGTTCTCAGGTCCTGGACGAAGCGATGGCGCGGTGGGCGGAAGCGTATGGAGACCAGACCGTGATGGACCATGCCCAGTTAGTTGAGGCCATTCAGCACAAAAAGGTGCGCGCGCTGGCCGGCTAGCGCGCCGCGGTCTCCGCCGGTCCGGGACGATATGACGACACCGGTGTCCGCTGACCAGCTACACTCGGGCAGCGGGCCAAGCGGGCCAGAGTGCGCGAATGGATCGAATCGCCATAGCGGGAGCTACGGGGTATATCGGCGGACGGCTGGCGCCCATGCTGCTGGATTCCGGTTACGTCCTGCGCTGTCTCGTCCGTTCACCACGCAAGCTCAGCGGACGCGATTGGGCATCGAATCCCCACGTCGAGATCCGGCAAGTGGACCTGGCTGCCGGGGCGTCCCTTGCCCGCGAGCTGACAGGATGTTCCTCGGCCTTCTACCTGGTGCATTCCATGATGTCGGCCGAGGGCGAGTATGCCCAGCGCGACCTCCAGTTGGCGCGCACTTTCGCCGAGTCGGCTCGGGCCGCTGGTGTGGGCCGCATCGTCTACCTGGGCGGCCTTGGGGAGACGGGACCCGGCCTCAGTGAGCACCTCTCTTCGCGCCGGGATGTCGAGTCTGCCCTGGGTTCCACCGGAGTGCCGGTAACGGTGTTGCGCGCCGCGATGATCATCGGCTCGGGCTCGGCCTCTTTCGAAATCCTCCGCTACCTCGTGCAACGCCTTCCAATCATGATCACTCCGAAATGGGTGAGTACGCGCTGCCAGCCAATCGGCGTGGAAAACGTGCTCGGCTACCTGGTGGGTGTTCTTGCTGTACCCGAGTGCGCGGGCAGCACCTTCGACATTGGCGGCTCCGAAACGCTACCTTACCGCCAGATCATGCGCGTCATGGCCGAAGAGCTCGGCCTCCCTCGCCGCTGGATCATCCCTGTACCGGTCCTCACCCCGCGTCTCAGTTCCTATTGGATTCATCTTGTAACGCCGCTCAGCAGCAAGATCGCCCGTCCCCTCGCCGAAGGGCTGAAGAACGAGGTGATTTGCCGCGAAGACCGTATCACTCATCTGGTCCCGCAGCATTTGCTCAGTGTGCGCGACGCAATCCGCGCCGCTCTCAGCCAGGTGGCGGCACGCCTGGTGGAGACAAACTGGTCGATGGCGGGGCCTATTCCCGGTGATCCGGACTGGTCGGGTGGCACCGTCTTTCGCGACCAGCGCCAGATATCCATCGACACCCCCGGGTGGGCGGCATTCCGGGCCGTATGCCGCCTGGGCGGCGACCACGGATGGTATGCCGATTGGCTCTGGGTGATCCGCGGCTGGCTCGACCGTCTGGCTGGTGGACCAGGGCTGCGCCGCGGCCGGCGGAATCCCGACGCGCTGCGCTACGGGGACGCGCTCGACTTCTGGCGTGTTGTTGGCCTCGATCGAGATCGTACCCTCTCTTTGCGGGCCGAAATGCGATTACCCGGAGAGGCGCTGCTCGACTTCCAGATCCAACCGGAAGGTGAGCACCATTGCGTGCTGCGGCAAACGGCTCTCTTCGAGCCGCGAGGTCTATTCGGCCTCATGTATTGGTACGCCGTCCTCCCGCTGCACGGTATCGTCTTCCGAGGCATGCTATTCGCTATCCGGCGCGACGCCCTCCGAATCGCTGCCGTCGAGCAGCCGGATTAGCGGCCATCATCCGGCAACCGGGGCGTTGCTCCCTTCTCGATCGGCCGTCCCGACACCATGCCGCTCACCGCGCCTTTAGCAATTCCACGCCACCGTTCCGGTTAGTGATCTGCAGCGGGCAGCCCCCTTGCCCGATCTTTCCTCGCACGGAGGACTGGTTCAATTCGCCCTGGACCGAGAGTGGAAAGTCCGACCGGATGCCGCCAAAGCTCGTGCTGGCTCTTACGTCGTAGTTCACTCCGCTCGGTAGAGTCAGCCGGATCTGCCCAAAGGATGTCTGGATGTCGGCCGGCTGGCAGGCCCGGCCCGCGAGCTGGGCCGACACCGCTCCGTTCTGCGATTGCACGGTGACCCCGCCCTTGGCGGCCCTGACAATCACCGCTCCAAACGAGTTCTTCACCGTAATGTTGCCGCCGCTGCTGTCGACCTTGACTGCGCCGTTGTTGTCGGTCACGTAGATCTCCCCGCCCACGGACTGCAAATCCACTTCCCCGAACGAGGTTTGTACGGTGGCCGATCCGCCGACGGAAAAGGCAGTGACCGCGCCGTTTCCGGACGTGACCTTCAGATTGCCCTTCACCTGCCGCGCGATCACCGAGGCAAAGGTCGTGGCCAGATCCGCCGCGGCAGCGTCCTCCAGGTAGATCTCGCCGTTCTTGTTGACGACCGTCGCGGTCTGGCCGACGTGGGCCAGGCTGACCTTGCCGAAACTTGTTCGCACATTCGCGGCTCCTGAGATCGCCGTGGCGTCAACGGCCGCGTTGGTGGAATTCACCGTCAGGTCGCCTTTGATCTGTCGCGCGGTCACATGCGCGAAGGAGTTGGTGAGATCGGCGGAGCCGCTCCCGTCCACCAGGACCTCTCCGTTCTTGTTCACGACCGTGGCAATCTTGCCGATTCTGGTCAACCGGACCGCTCCGAAGCCGTTGGTGACGTTAGCCCAGCCGGCGGCATCGGTGACGGTGACGGCGCCGTTCGTGCTCCTCACCGACACGTCGCCCTTCTGCCTGCTGACATCCACGCTGCCAAACCGGTTCTGGATCGTAGCCGTGCCGCCGCTGTCTTCTACCACCACGGCGCCATTGGCTCCGGAGATCTGGACATTAGCGCCCACGCCGGCGGCGTTGATCGAGCCGAAGGCATTCGACACGTCCAGCGCGCCGGACTGTGGCATCTCAATGTCGTAACTCACTGAGTAGGAAGTGTTGTTGCGGGACAACCGGCGAAAGATGCCCTGGGCCGTGTCCGACGGATAGACCGTGGCCACCCGGGCCCCTTCGGCTGTGGCGCCGGCGTCGATGCGGATCTCGTTGATCAGCGCCTCGGCCTGATTGCGGTCCTCCGCGGCCACTCGAATGGTGGCCCGGATCGAGACGTCGCCGCGCGCCGTCCCGTGGACGCGGACCGGGCCGAACTTATTCTCCACGCGGAGCCGCTGGCCCGCCTTGAGCGCCAGGGTCTTGTTGAAGTCGCGAGTGACCTCCTGCTGCGCGCCGAACATCAACGCGCAGGCCGCGAGGGCGGTGGCGCTACAGACGGTTTTGTTTCGAATTGGCATAGCTCAATACCTCTTGGAGTGTGCGCTGCTTCTCTTGAAGCAGCGAGGCGAGTTGGCCCTGCACCTGGGCATTCAGTCGGTTTCCAGCGGCGGCGGCACGAGTTTCACTGATGGCCTTGTCCAGCAGCAGTAGCTTGTCGCGATAGGCCGGCATCGCCTGCAGATCGTCGTTGTTGAGGGCCGGTTGCGCCAGTTTGTTCAGCTTGTCAATGGATTGCAGATAGGCGGAGCGGGAAGCTTCCACCTGCTGCAGGGTCTGGCTGGTGAGGAAGTCGCCGCTGAGCGGTTCACGGCTTTGGCTCTGCTGCACGTACCACCCAACGGGCAGCGCAACCAGTAGCAGAGCCGCGATCGCCGCCCAGGCCCGAGAGGGGAGGATGAACAGCCGCCTCCGCTGGACCGGCTCCCTGCGAAGCGTCGATTCGACCCGTGGCCACAGATCGGGCGACGCCCACTCGCGGTGACGGCCTGCCGCCCACTGGGCGACCTGATCCCAGGCTTCCAACTCACGGCGGCAGGAATCGCATTCCTGGGCGTGCAGGCGAGCCTGGGCCAGTGCCTCTGGGCTGGCCTCATCGAGAGCGGCTTGGAATTGGGCACAGTCGTATGGGTTCATACCGTCATTGCTCCTCTCGCCTCGTCCGAAGTGCTTGCCGCAGTTGGCGGCGCGCCTCGAACAGGCGTGTGCGCGATGTGCCCTCCTCGATGTCGAGGATGGACGCGATCTCGGGGTGCGAGAATCCTTCACTTTCGGCGAGCAGAAAGACCTCCCGTAGAATCGGGCTGAGGGTGGTCAGGACTTGCTCCAACACGAGCGCGACCGTGGGGTCGGTACGCGGGCCGGAATGCAGGTCCAACTCCTCGGACGAGTGCTCAAAACGCCGGCTGTGCCGGCTGGCCATATCCCGGCAGGTGTTTACCAGGATGCGGAATAGCCACGAGGCCAGACTGCAGTGGCCGTGGAAGGAGTCGATATGCCGATAGGCCTTAAGAAACGTCTCCTGCACCGCGTCCTCGGCATCCTGCTTTCGGCGCAGCAGATTCCAGGCCACCGACTTCATGCGTGGACTGTGGCTGCGGAAAAGCTCTTCAAACGCAGAGACTTCCCGCAGGCGGCAGCGCTGGGCCAGCGCGGCGTCCGATGGTTGGTCGGGCTTGTTGTTTCCTGACACTCGTTGGGCTGCCGTCACCGGCATGGCTAAAGTGACCATGCTCATCTTGTTCCGCCCTACAGACGGCTGAGCAGGCGGCACCGTTCGATCGGACCAGCAACTTTTCTATTAGCGCACGCGCCGGGGCCGGAACACAGGAGGCGCCCGGCGGGTGGGGCGAAAGGCCCTCTGGCCTTAGCCGAGCTGCGGCTGTGCGAAAAGCCCGCTCAACGCGTGGCGAATCGCGCCGTTCAGGAACAGTTCCTCCGCCGACATGCGCGCCGGACGAATTTGTGGTTTCCCCGGCAGCGTCGCAATCGCCCGTTCGATGGGGACGCGGATCACGTCCCAGACTTCGGTCAGCCGGCCCGCTAGAATGACGACCTCGGGATTGAGCACCATGACAATGTTGGAAATGCCCAGCGACAAGTGCGCGGCTGTCTCCTGAAACGCTTTGACGGCCTTCCTATCGCCTTTAAGGGCCAGTTTTGTCAAATCCTTGAAGCGTACGACGGAAAACTCACGGACCGGATCATAGCGTCTCCAGGTAGCGCGGTCACAAACAAACAGCTCCCAGCAGCCCCGGCGGCCACAGTTACATTTCGGCCCCGAAGACTCCACCACCATGTGGCCGAACTCCCCCGCGAATGTCGAGTTGTGGCCCGTGCAGAGTTCTCCATTCACAATCATCCCGGCACCCACGCCGACGTCGCCGACTTCCAGAAAGACGAAATTCCTCAGCTCGCCGGATGCGTCGTCCATCCAACGTTCGCAGGTTGTCGCCAGGTGGCAATCGTTGACGGTGGTGGCGGGAATGCCCGTGGCAGACTCCACCACATCCCGCAGTTTGAATCCGGAGTAGTTCGGTAGGGCATTCATCCAAAGAATCTCGCCGCTCGCCTGGTTCACCATGCCGGGTACACTGATGCAGATGTGATGGATGTCACCCAGTTTCCGGCTCGACGAGGAGCGCAGCCTCTCCAGAGATGCCTGGAAATGCTCCACCCAGACCTCCGGAGACTTTGGGGTACGAAAGGCCGTCGACTCAAGAATCCGGCCGGTGAGGTCCGCCAGGGCGGCCACTGTCTCTCCAGCACGTATGCTGATGCCGGCTACTCGGAAACCATCGGGATCCAGCGAGAGAAACATCGGAACGCGCCCGCGCCCCTGTGGCTTCCCTCGCTCCTCGCGCACCAGGCCCTCCTGAACCAGTTCCTCCACAATGAATGAGACATTGCTGCGATAGATCCCGGTGAGGACCGATAGCTGGATCCGCGAGACTGGCTGGTGGGTCCGAATGAGATTGAGGAGAATGGCACGGTTCACTTGCCGCACCGTCGCTGGTGTTGCAGTATTCGGGCTGACCATTCGCTGGGCCTCCTTAGACTGTTCAATCCAGTACTGCCAACGTTGCTCCGCCGGTCCGCTTCACTCGGCGATCGCCGCGAATTGGATACCGCCGTGATGTCGGAGATCCCGCCACGCACCCCAATGCACTGGCCGCAATGATAGCGTAGCAGCCTGTCTTGCCAGTTGTCACAGTTTTGTATTGACTCAGGACAAATTCGTTAATACTATTTATGTGCGAGTCGCACCTTAATGTCTCGCCACGACTGAAGGAATCCACGACGCGACTTCGGGAGGTATGTAATGAGTGCTACCGGTCCAACACTCAGCCAGAGGGGGCGATCGCCGTTCGGGCTGAGGTCCGTCCTCGCCGGGCTGCTAATTCTACTCGCGGCTGGCAACGCGTTCGCGCAAGGTTACCGCGCCAGCATCACAGGCAAGGTCACTGATCCCAGCGGAGCAGCCGTACCTGGCGCCACGGTCCGCGCCATGGACACCGCCACCAATATCGAAACCAAGGCCACCAGCAATTCGGAAGGCCTGTATGTGATCACATTCCTTCTGCCCGGCAACTACAGACTGGCCGTCGAAGCCACCGGGTTCAGATCATCCGTCCGCCCGGGCATCACGCTGCAGGTGAACGACCGCATGACCATCGACGTCGCCCTTCAGGTCGGCGAGGT is a window from the uncultured Paludibaculum sp. genome containing:
- a CDS encoding ROK family transcriptional regulator, which gives rise to MVSPNTATPATVRQVNRAILLNLIRTHQPVSRIQLSVLTGIYRSNVSFIVEELVQEGLVREERGKPQGRGRVPMFLSLDPDGFRVAGISIRAGETVAALADLTGRILESTAFRTPKSPEVWVEHFQASLERLRSSSSRKLGDIHHICISVPGMVNQASGEILWMNALPNYSGFKLRDVVESATGIPATTVNDCHLATTCERWMDDASGELRNFVFLEVGDVGVGAGMIVNGELCTGHNSTFAGEFGHMVVESSGPKCNCGRRGCWELFVCDRATWRRYDPVREFSVVRFKDLTKLALKGDRKAVKAFQETAAHLSLGISNIVMVLNPEVVILAGRLTEVWDVIRVPIERAIATLPGKPQIRPARMSAEELFLNGAIRHALSGLFAQPQLG
- a CDS encoding SDR family oxidoreductase; this translates as MDRIAIAGATGYIGGRLAPMLLDSGYVLRCLVRSPRKLSGRDWASNPHVEIRQVDLAAGASLARELTGCSSAFYLVHSMMSAEGEYAQRDLQLARTFAESARAAGVGRIVYLGGLGETGPGLSEHLSSRRDVESALGSTGVPVTVLRAAMIIGSGSASFEILRYLVQRLPIMITPKWVSTRCQPIGVENVLGYLVGVLAVPECAGSTFDIGGSETLPYRQIMRVMAEELGLPRRWIIPVPVLTPRLSSYWIHLVTPLSSKIARPLAEGLKNEVICREDRITHLVPQHLLSVRDAIRAALSQVAARLVETNWSMAGPIPGDPDWSGGTVFRDQRQISIDTPGWAAFRAVCRLGGDHGWYADWLWVIRGWLDRLAGGPGLRRGRRNPDALRYGDALDFWRVVGLDRDRTLSLRAEMRLPGEALLDFQIQPEGEHHCVLRQTALFEPRGLFGLMYWYAVLPLHGIVFRGMLFAIRRDALRIAAVEQPD
- a CDS encoding SgcJ/EcaC family oxidoreductase; protein product: MRAHHLTLSLLSAAVLFAAVLSAQNPTDEAAVRDTIRKYAEARDNADAKATEALFTPDADQLVSSGEWRQGRAALVKGAISSSKKETGKRLIGVDTVRFLAPGVAIADGPYETTGANGSVRKMRTCFVLTKGKDGWKIAAIRNMLPAPPSH
- a CDS encoding sigma-70 family RNA polymerase sigma factor; this encodes MVTLAMPVTAAQRVSGNNKPDQPSDAALAQRCRLREVSAFEELFRSHSPRMKSVAWNLLRRKQDAEDAVQETFLKAYRHIDSFHGHCSLASWLFRILVNTCRDMASRHSRRFEHSSEELDLHSGPRTDPTVALVLEQVLTTLSPILREVFLLAESEGFSHPEIASILDIEEGTSRTRLFEARRQLRQALRTRREEQ
- a CDS encoding DUF2252 domain-containing protein, coding for MPKSTTGGWQDRRAEGKSFRDAVPREALGDWKPAADRPDPVQLILTTNQGRQERYVPLRMGRMAESPFGFLRGAAAVMTADLAASVTSGIHGGICGDAHFANFGLFGTAQRDVTLDLNDFDEARLGPWEWDLKRLCISINVYARQAGLPRKQRASVVERCSRGYRQQAITLQDKGALHIWYLNLFPGEGEPLDRLDPKYVSLLRRALDKARTQNSDTALDKLAERDAKGAWRLKPAPPVLSRVDGKTRHAVEAALADYVESLPRERRSLMRHYRVADIGHRVGGVGSAGVRNYVILMFGACANDGLVLQVKEATAPVPVEGLPGLPPDLAAHHGRRVVFYQRLMQASGDILLGWTSIDGRAYYVRQQRNLKGQIPVERFDSGNWQRYAYTLGGLLARAHARSGDIALIAGYCGSSQVLDEAMARWAEAYGDQTVMDHAQLVEAIQHKKVRALAG
- a CDS encoding FumA C-terminus/TtdB family hydratase beta subunit, producing MEFLFSSLLELITQTSTNLPPDVRAAMGMALKSETPGTQSHQALSIMATNIDMAHEDTGPICQDTGMPTFVVHTPVGVNQMVIKKAIREAVGEATRLGKLRPNSVDSLTGKNSGNNLSDETPVIHFEQWEHDEIEVKLVLKGGGCENKNIQYSLPCELDHLGKAGRDLAGVRKCILHAVWQAQGQGCAPGALGVCIGSDRAHGYDLAKMQLFRTLDDVNPNPELAALEAEIVAEANRLGIGAMGLGGGVALIGCKIAAANRLPASFFVSVAYDCWAFRRLGIRMDASSGVITQWLYRDPERPVERMAKETGFPLTGREVILTPPLTEEMMRQLKVGDVVLIRGEMFTGRDAVHAYLMKNPPPVDLNGAVLYHCGPVMLKQGDEWFVKAAGPTTSSREEPYQADVLRNYGVKAVIGKGGMGKKTLAGLKECGAVYLHGVGGAAQFYARTVKKVLGVHLFDFGVPEAMWHLQVEDFMAIVTMDAHGNSLHAEVEQATGDVLETMKA